The Caldilineales bacterium genomic interval TGCTCGCTGGTGCGACATACACCGGAACAGGGACGAAGTTCTTCCAGTTCGCGCTCTTTGCTGAGGGCTGGCGAATAGTCGCCCTCTCGTGGGTGGACCATGATGCCAATCCTGGCATTACGGAGGTGTTAGGCGGCGCTTCTCGAAGCCCCATCTTCGTCGCGCCTTAAACTGCGTGCAAGGCATAGCAAGCCACTTCACCCTGCAAGAGCAAATAAGGAGAATCATCGGTATGAAGAAGATATCGGTATTCAACCACGTAACCATTGACGGCCTCTTTGCTGGGCCTAATGGAGAGATCGATTGGTTCCAAGCCGTCCATGACGACGAGTGGAACAGGTATGCCCAGGAACACGCTGACCTGTCACATAACACACTGATGTTCGGTCACACTACCTACAGAATGATGAAAGGCTGGTGGCCCACGCCTGTTGCAAGGCAAATGGATCCACATATGGCTGAGGTAATGAACAATAGCCCCAAGATTGTGTTTTCAAGACGGCTCAAAAGTGCCAAAGATGAGCCGCATTGGAAGAACATCAGGGTCTTCCATCACATAGACCTGGACGAATTACAGGCCCTCAAGAGAAAGGAGAGCATCACCGTTCTAGGCAGCGGCACGATCGTCCAACAGATGGCAAATCTCGGGCTCATTGATGAATACTTGCTAGTTGTTGTGCCAATCATTCTCGGAAAGGGTAAGCCCCTGTTCAAAGGCGTTGACAAAGCAAATCTGAGACTCGTAGAGGAAAAGGCATTTGGGAATGGTATCGTATTGTTGCGCTACCAAGCGTAGTTTTGGAGAGCGCCCCCGCTTTGCAGCCACGAAGCCCAACTCGGTCCGATCTTCGGGCAAGCAACAAGCGCCCCCGATGTGCTCAACACGCCGGTTTCTCCCGTCCAAAAATGAGCCGCCCACGCGCATCGGGGGTGCACCTGGCCCTATCCCCCTGCTCTTTCCACCAGAGGCGGTCGAGGAGGAACCCTTCCTCCCAGACCGCCTCTGCCGCGTCGTAGGCACGCTTGACCCGGATCAGGCCGCCGGCCGACCGATGCGCACCCGCCATGCCTCCGGCCCCTGCTCCAGGTAGTCCCAGGTGAACTGGCCTGCTAGCTCGGCCTGGAACTGATAGAACAGCGGCCTGGGATTGTGGTCGTTGACCAGGACAAAACCCTCGCCCGGGGCCAGGGCCTCGAACTTCTCGAAGATGAGGGGGTGGCGGTGCATGGGGTGGATGGTGCGGATGTCCAGCGTCGGTTCGTTGCTCATGAGGTGCAGACTCCTTGAAGGGGTGAGGGGCAGAGAGGGTGATGGGGCTGCCGGCCCCGGATAGACCAGGGTGTGACAGGCGTGAGGGCATGATACAACACCTGCGGCCTCCCCTCTTTGATCTAGATCAAGCGCGCGGTTCCGCCACAAAAGACAGCACAGGATCCAATTCTCGCGCCTGCTTGCGCCAGATCAAAGACGGACGCCCGCGCCTGGTGTAGGATGGGGCTGTCGACCGAGATGAAAAGTCCAACGTCTGACTTCGCCAACACACCACGAGGATACCCATGACCACAATCGCACGTTTTCCCCATCTCACCCCCACCCAGAGCGTCGGCGCCTGGGTCACGGCCGATTACCGGCTGGCGGCCCTGTTCCAGCGTCATGGCATCGACTTCTGCTGCGGCGGCGACAAACCGCTGAGCCAGGCCTGCGCCGAGCAGGGCATCGGCCTGGAGACGCTGCTGGACGAGGCCCGGCAAGTGACGGCGACCGCGGACGGCAGCGAACAGTACGACCGCTGGACGCTGGACTTCCTGGCCGACTACATCATCAACCAGTTCCATGCCGCCAACCGCCAGACCATGCCCCAGATCGCCGATTACGCGGCCACGGTGGCCCAGGTGCACGGCGCCGCCCATCCCGAGACCATCGCCATCGCCAACCTCTGGCCGCGGGTGCAGGGAGAGATGGGCATGCACATGCAGCGGGAGGAGCTGCTGGTCTTCCCCTACATCAAGCGCCTGGCCCGCAGTCAGGAAGAGGGGACGGCGCCCAAGCCGCTCGCGTCCGGCTCGCTGCCGGAGTTGCTCGACACCCTGGAGGCGGAGCACGACGCCACCGGCGACGCCCTGGCCGAGATGGCCCGCCTCAGCGACGGCTACACCCCGCCCGCCGACGCCTGCCCCACCTTCCGCACCCTCTACGCCCTGCTGGGCCAATTCGACGCCGCCACCAAAAAGCACGTCCACCTGGAGAACAACATCCTCTTCCCCAAGGCCCTGCGCCTGGAAGAGGCCCTGGCCAATCCGGCCTGAGCCGCCACGCACCATCCACAAGGAGCCATTCCATGCAAGCTTTCCAAATCGATCAAGATTACCTCTTCCACGACCGCGACCCCTTTGCCCAGCCACTGTCCGTCGATAAGAGCGGGCGCATCCTGCGCTTCATGCTCAAGCCGGGCCAGTCGGTGGTGGAGCACACCGCGCCCCATTCGCCCGTCTACATCGTCGTGGTGGCGGGTACGGGTCTCTTTTCTGGCGCGGGCGGCGAGGCCCAATCCTGCGGCCCCGGCGCGCTGCTGGTGTTCGCGCCGGGCGAGCCGCACGCCATCCACGCCCAGGAGGAGGCTCTCGTCTTCCTCGCCTTCCTGCACGGTGCGCCGGGCGCGCAGTAGGCCGGCCATCAGCCTATGAACGAACCGGCCCTCGCCGCCGGCGCCTGGTGCTGGCACGATGCCTACTACGCCAGCCGCTGGTCGCTGCTGGATCAGCCGGCCGGCGCCGGCGGCGCCGGCCTGGCGGCCATCGAGTGTAACGACTTCATGCTGCCGCCGCCCCGCCTCAGCCGGGTGCGGCGGCCCTTGCTAGGCCTGCTGCCTGGCGCGCCGCCGGAGCTCTGGCGCTACAGCCGCGCCAGCCTGCACCAGCTCCAGGCCAACGCCCAGGCCCACAACATTCGCATCCTGGCCTGGGCCATCAACAGCGACTTTACCGTGCCCGGCTGCCACTGGCCCGCCCAGGCGCTCTACCTACGCCGGGGGCTGGCCGCGGCCCGGCTGCTGGACGCGCCCCGGCTGCGCGTCATCCTGGGCGGCAGCACCGAGACGCCCGCCAGCCGCGACGGGCTGATCGTCCGACGGCTGGCGGCCCTGGTGCGGGCCAGCCCGGCCGCCGTGACCCTGGAGAACCATTGGGGGGTCAGCGCCGACATCGAGCGCCACCTGGCGATCTTCGATGCCGCGGCCGCAGCCCTGCCGGATGGCCTGCGAGCGCGCTTCGGCTGCTGCTTCGACCCCGGCAACGTGCCCGCAGGCCCGGAACGCCCGCGCTGGTGGGGCGAGTTGGCCCGCCGCGCCAACCACTTTCATCTCAAGACCACCGCCTTCGACGCCGCTGGCGACGAGACCCACCTGCCCCACGCCGCCATCTTTGGCCTGCTGGCCGAGGCTGGCTACCGCGGCCCGGTCACCATCGAATACGCCGGGGAGGGCGATCCGATGGACGGGCTGCGGCAGAGCCTGCGCCTCTATCGGCGGCTGGCCGGTCGATAGCGCCGCCTCCTCCCTTCCGCTTGCCTACGGCTGGGATGAGCGCATCCAGCTAATCCGCCCATCCTAGCCATCCGCCGGGATCGCGACTGTCCGGGACTGTGAGAACGGCGGCAGTCGTCGTTTCATCATCCGGATGGCATTTTCATCTGTCTGGACAGCGCGTTGACTGACGAGGTCAAGGCGCGACTGGAAGATGGGCGGCAGGTGAAGGTGATCTGATTGGCCGTCAACGGCTGTTCGCCTACATCGTGCGCAAAGCCGCCGAGCTTGGCGCCTACATCTACGCCATCGATGGCTGGACCGAACACACCCACGTCGTCACGGCCATTCCTCCTCACGTCGCCGTTTCCCATTTGGTCAAAATGGCCAAGGGGGCTTCCTCGCATGACCTCAACCAACAAGGCTTACCTGTTCACTTCGCCTGGCAGCGCGGCTACGGTGTGTTGACACTAGGCCAACGCCAGCTAGCTGACGCCATCGCCTATGTGCAAAGACAAAAGCAGCACCATGCTCAGAACATAGCTCTGGCGTGGCTGGAACGCTATGAGGAAGTTGATGAGGGGCCGCCCGAGCTCATCGGCCACCATCCGCCGTCGGTTCCCACTCTGCGCGAGCCATCGGCCATCTACGAGAGCCGCGGCGATTTACCATTCTGACTGGCCGGCGTCGAGGAGCACAGCTTCAGCATCCCCCATTTCACCATGGAGAGGGAGACCGGCACCGGCAGTTTCGGGGTTGTTGACGCTGCGCACGCCGAACATCACCTGGTGGCCGGCCCTCGCCCACTTGCGGGCCAGGGTGCCGCCGATGATCTTGGCGCCAATGACTGCGATTTTCATAGCTGTCTCCTTGATGAAGTGGTGGCGGGGAGCGTCAGGCCGCACGTGCGCTTCCGAACACGTAGAACAGAGGCACGATGATGAAGATGGCCCAGGCCGCGGGCGGGAAGATGAAAGCCACCAGCGCGGCCAGGCCGTAGGCCACCGGGCCGATCAGCCCGCGCGCAGCCGCGCTGACCACCACGACCGGGGCCACGCCGGCGTGATACAACTGCCGGGCCTGCGCCTGCCGCCACATCAGATTGAAGGCAATGCCGGCCAGCATCAGCACGACGGCGAAGAGGGCCAGGCTGACCGGGTTGCCGGGGTATTCGCCGATCATCGCTGTGGGGAAGGGGATGAAGGAAAGGGCCAGCAGCAGCAGGGTGTTCAGCCACAGCAGCCGGGTGTCCACCCGCTCGACCAGGCGGAAGAAGCGGTGGTGGTTCACCCAGAAGACGGCGACGAAGAAGAAGCTCAGCTCGTTCGCCCGGCCGCCCGCGCGAGCCGGAGACGGACGAGCGTATCCTCGATGCGACCTACCGCTTGATGGCGCAGCACGGCTAGACGCGCATGTCTATGGACGCCATCGCTGCCGAGGCGGGTGTGACCAAGCCAACGATCTACCGGCGCTACGGCGCCAAGAGCGAGCTGGCGATGGCGGCGTTGATCTACAAGTGCGACCCGAGCCGGCCGCCAATCACCGGCGACACACGGGCCGATCTGGTGGCGGAGATGGAGCACTTCCGCCGCGGCATCTCGCGGCCCTACGGCATGTCGCTGCTGGGCACGGTGCTGGCCGAGGAGCACGAGACGCCGGAGCTGTTGGCCGCGTTCCGCGAATACCTGGTGGCGCCGCGGCGCCAGGCCCTGGCTGCCCTGCTCGAGGCTGGCCGCGCCCGCGGCGAGTTTCGCGCCGACGCCGACCTGGCGCTTGCGGCCAACCTGCTGGTGGGCGCCTATTACGCCCAGTATGTGGCTGGCGCGGCCTTTGCCGACGATTGGAGCGCGCGGGTGGTGGAGGGCGTGCTGGAGGGGTTGCGGGGCTGACGCCTTTCACACGCCCGCGGCTAAAGCCTTCTGGCAGCAGCGCCAGATCACCGTGGGGAGCCTGTTGGGTCTACTCTGTGTTTTGGCCAGCGACAGCGACGAAAATGAAGGGGCAAGGCTTATTTGCGCTCTGCGCCCGGCGCCCACCCGCACATGGCGGTCAGCAAGGACGCGCCCCTGGCGGAGTTTGAAGCGGCGGTATGCTCAAGGTGTAGCCGCCCATCTGCCAGCCTCTGCATCGGCGACAGAAGCGGATTGAGCCGCCAGCAGCGCCTCCAGTTGACCGATCAGCCCCGACCAGCCGCGGAAGTAGCAGGCTTCGCCGTCGGGCAGCGATTGCAGCTTGCCCCGCCACTCGGTCTGACCTGCGGCCACGGTTTCCTGCCACAGGCGCAGGGTGAAAAGGCGCGTCGGTCGGGTCGTCATCGTTGCCTCAGTCTCACGCATCTTGGGCCGGGGAGAAAGGTCCCGCGCCACGCCAGATCCGCTCATCCTAGCGGCGCGGTCAGCTCCACCTGGATGTTGTCCGGGTCGCGGAACGCCAGCACGGCGATGCCGAACGGCGCC includes:
- a CDS encoding sugar phosphate isomerase/epimerase, which codes for MNEPALAAGAWCWHDAYYASRWSLLDQPAGAGGAGLAAIECNDFMLPPPRLSRVRRPLLGLLPGAPPELWRYSRASLHQLQANAQAHNIRILAWAINSDFTVPGCHWPAQALYLRRGLAAARLLDAPRLRVILGGSTETPASRDGLIVRRLAALVRASPAAVTLENHWGVSADIERHLAIFDAAAAALPDGLRARFGCCFDPGNVPAGPERPRWWGELARRANHFHLKTTAFDAAGDETHLPHAAIFGLLAEAGYRGPVTIEYAGEGDPMDGLRQSLRLYRRLAGR
- a CDS encoding dihydrofolate reductase family protein, producing MKKISVFNHVTIDGLFAGPNGEIDWFQAVHDDEWNRYAQEHADLSHNTLMFGHTTYRMMKGWWPTPVARQMDPHMAEVMNNSPKIVFSRRLKSAKDEPHWKNIRVFHHIDLDELQALKRKESITVLGSGTIVQQMANLGLIDEYLLVVVPIILGKGKPLFKGVDKANLRLVEEKAFGNGIVLLRYQA
- a CDS encoding TetR/AcrR family transcriptional regulator: MDAIAAEAGVTKPTIYRRYGAKSELAMAALIYKCDPSRPPITGDTRADLVAEMEHFRRGISRPYGMSLLGTVLAEEHETPELLAAFREYLVAPRRQALAALLEAGRARGEFRADADLALAANLLVGAYYAQYVAGAAFADDWSARVVEGVLEGLRG
- a CDS encoding DUF2249 domain-containing protein, with amino-acid sequence MSNEPTLDIRTIHPMHRHPLIFEKFEALAPGEGFVLVNDHNPRPLFYQFQAELAGQFTWDYLEQGPEAWRVRIGRPAA
- a CDS encoding DUF542 domain-containing protein, coding for MTTIARFPHLTPTQSVGAWVTADYRLAALFQRHGIDFCCGGDKPLSQACAEQGIGLETLLDEARQVTATADGSEQYDRWTLDFLADYIINQFHAANRQTMPQIADYAATVAQVHGAAHPETIAIANLWPRVQGEMGMHMQREELLVFPYIKRLARSQEEGTAPKPLASGSLPELLDTLEAEHDATGDALAEMARLSDGYTPPADACPTFRTLYALLGQFDAATKKHVHLENNILFPKALRLEEALANPA
- a CDS encoding TMEM175 family protein, whose protein sequence is MNHHRFFRLVERVDTRLLWLNTLLLLALSFIPFPTAMIGEYPGNPVSLALFAVVLMLAGIAFNLMWRQAQARQLYHAGVAPVVVVSAAARGLIGPVAYGLAALVAFIFPPAAWAIFIIVPLFYVFGSARAA
- a CDS encoding transposase; this translates as MRKAAELGAYIYAIDGWTEHTHVVTAIPPHVAVSHLVKMAKGASSHDLNQQGLPVHFAWQRGYGVLTLGQRQLADAIAYVQRQKQHHAQNIALAWLERYEEVDEGPPELIGHHPPSVPTLREPSAIYESRGDLPF
- a CDS encoding NAD(P)-binding domain-containing protein — its product is MKIAVIGAKIIGGTLARKWARAGHQVMFGVRSVNNPETAGAGLPLHGEMGDAEAVLLDAGQSEW
- a CDS encoding cupin domain-containing protein, with amino-acid sequence MQAFQIDQDYLFHDRDPFAQPLSVDKSGRILRFMLKPGQSVVEHTAPHSPVYIVVVAGTGLFSGAGGEAQSCGPGALLVFAPGEPHAIHAQEEALVFLAFLHGAPGAQ